One genomic segment of Microbacterium sp. ProA8 includes these proteins:
- a CDS encoding alpha/beta hydrolase, producing the protein MVVQVVLVHGIRTSATMWRAQVEYLNARGTPVTAVDLPGHGSRMAEDFTLESALATIDEAVRQAAARGPVLLVGHSMGGLLCIEYAGAEDRPPVAGFVAASCTAVPRGVGLAAYRVLTRGFDSLPDRGMWLTNRMLDRILPDETRADFGAGGYALDAQDIALRSLSVLDLLAALHRIDVPLWFVNGQYDQLRVNEKLFMRIAQHAELVVVPRTTHHVTVMRPRVFNALLELALATLEASDG; encoded by the coding sequence ATGGTGGTGCAGGTCGTGCTCGTCCACGGCATCCGGACGTCCGCCACGATGTGGCGCGCCCAGGTCGAGTACCTGAACGCGCGCGGCACCCCGGTGACCGCCGTCGACCTGCCGGGCCACGGCTCCCGGATGGCCGAGGACTTCACCCTCGAATCGGCCCTGGCGACGATCGACGAGGCGGTGCGCCAGGCCGCCGCTCGCGGACCGGTCCTTCTGGTGGGGCACTCGATGGGCGGTCTGCTGTGCATCGAGTACGCGGGTGCAGAGGATCGGCCGCCCGTTGCCGGCTTCGTCGCGGCATCGTGCACCGCGGTACCGCGCGGTGTGGGACTCGCCGCCTATCGCGTGCTCACGCGCGGATTCGACTCGCTGCCCGACCGCGGGATGTGGCTGACGAATCGCATGCTCGATCGCATCCTGCCCGATGAGACCCGCGCCGACTTCGGCGCGGGCGGCTATGCCCTGGATGCGCAGGACATCGCGCTGCGCAGCCTGTCGGTGCTGGATCTGCTCGCCGCCCTCCACCGCATCGACGTGCCGCTGTGGTTCGTCAACGGGCAGTACGACCAGCTCCGGGTGAATGAGAAGCTCTTCATGCGCATCGCGCAGCACGCCGAACTCGTCGTGGTCCCACGCACCACGCACCATGTCACCGTGATGCGCCCGCGGGTGTTCAACGCACTGCTCGAACTGGCGCTGGCGACTCTCGAGGCCTCAGACGGCTGA
- the dnaJ gene encoding molecular chaperone DnaJ, translating to MADHYEVLGVSRDATTDEIKKAYRKLARQLHPDVNPGEDASERFKLVTHAYDVLSDPDQRARYDMGGNDSPFGGAGGFGGFNDIFETFFGSAGGGRGGRPRSRRERGQDALVRVTLELGDVVFGTHRDIDVDTAVLCETCQGSCCQPGTSPVTCDICHGTGNVQRQVRSLLGNVVTTQPCNVCQGYGTTIPYPCATCQGQGRVRARRTVSLDIPAGVETGLRLQLPGSGEVGPAGGPNGDLYIEVTVSPHEVFSRDGDDLLATLEVSMPDAILGTTTTIESLDGPVDLEVRPGVQAGDILTIKGRGITPLRGSQRGDLRVGVHVVTPTRLDHKERALIEEFAKRTKAPAPRLSEFHQGLFAKLRDRFRNA from the coding sequence GTGGCTGACCACTACGAGGTCCTTGGCGTCTCACGCGACGCCACCACCGACGAGATCAAGAAGGCGTACCGCAAGCTCGCCCGGCAGCTGCACCCGGACGTGAACCCCGGAGAAGACGCGTCCGAGCGCTTCAAGCTCGTGACGCACGCCTACGACGTGCTGAGCGATCCGGACCAGCGGGCACGCTACGACATGGGCGGCAACGACTCGCCGTTCGGCGGCGCCGGCGGCTTCGGCGGCTTCAACGACATCTTCGAGACCTTCTTCGGTTCCGCCGGCGGCGGGCGCGGCGGTCGCCCCCGTTCGCGACGCGAGCGCGGGCAGGACGCCCTGGTGCGCGTGACGCTCGAACTCGGCGACGTGGTGTTCGGCACGCACCGGGACATCGACGTCGACACCGCGGTGCTCTGCGAGACCTGTCAGGGCTCATGCTGCCAGCCGGGGACCAGCCCCGTCACCTGCGACATCTGCCACGGCACCGGCAACGTGCAGCGCCAGGTGCGGAGCCTCCTCGGCAACGTCGTCACGACGCAGCCGTGCAACGTCTGCCAGGGCTACGGCACCACGATCCCCTACCCCTGCGCGACCTGCCAGGGCCAGGGCCGCGTGCGCGCACGCCGCACCGTGTCGCTCGACATCCCCGCCGGCGTCGAGACCGGCCTGCGCCTGCAGCTGCCCGGCTCGGGTGAGGTCGGCCCCGCCGGCGGCCCCAACGGCGACCTGTACATCGAGGTCACCGTCTCGCCGCACGAGGTGTTCAGCCGCGACGGCGACGACCTGCTGGCGACGCTCGAGGTGTCGATGCCCGACGCGATCCTCGGCACCACCACGACGATCGAGTCGCTCGACGGCCCCGTCGATCTCGAGGTGCGCCCGGGCGTGCAGGCCGGCGACATCCTGACGATCAAGGGCCGCGGCATCACGCCGCTGCGCGGATCCCAGCGCGGCGACCTCCGGGTCGGCGTGCATGTCGTGACGCCGACGCGGCTCGACCACAAGGAGCGGGCCCTGATCGAGGAGTTCGCCAAGCGCACGAAGGCACCGGCTCCGCGACTCTCGGAGTTCCACCAGGGTCTGTTCGCCAAGCTGCGCGACCGGTTCCGGAACGCCTGA
- the hemW gene encoding radical SAM family heme chaperone HemW: MGSALPLGEPVPADGSLPSGTRIDPSTDFGVYLHVPFCRVRCGYCDFNTYTSSELRGARQDQYADTLLRELDLAAAVLERAGGNRPATTVFFGGGTPTLLPPGDLARMLGGVRDRFGVVEGAEVTVEANPDTVSPAVAAELAASGVTRLSIGMQSAVPHVLAALDRTHDPENVRTAVSAARDAGLDVSVDLIYGAPGESLDDWRASLEAAIALEPDHISAYALIIEDGTKLARQIRRGEVVAPDDDLQADMYELADDMLAGGGFDWYEVSNWARDAAHRSRHNLAYWVGSDWWGFGPGAHSHIGGVRFWNVKHPAAYAQRLAAGESPAAGRESPDAEARTLESVLLRTRVREGLPVAELQGEGRHAVAALIADGLIDGPTALRGHVVLTRRGRLLADAVVRALTE, from the coding sequence ATGGGCTCCGCTCTTCCGCTCGGCGAGCCCGTTCCCGCGGACGGCTCGCTGCCGTCGGGCACCCGCATCGATCCCTCGACCGATTTCGGCGTGTATCTGCACGTGCCGTTCTGCCGCGTGCGCTGCGGCTACTGCGACTTCAACACCTACACCTCGTCCGAGCTGAGGGGCGCCCGCCAGGATCAGTACGCCGACACGCTCCTGCGGGAGTTGGACCTCGCGGCGGCGGTGCTCGAGCGGGCGGGCGGCAATCGCCCGGCTACGACGGTGTTCTTCGGGGGCGGCACCCCGACGCTGCTGCCGCCGGGCGATCTCGCGCGCATGCTCGGCGGCGTGCGCGACAGATTCGGAGTCGTCGAGGGGGCCGAGGTGACGGTCGAGGCCAATCCCGACACCGTCTCGCCGGCCGTCGCGGCAGAGCTCGCGGCATCCGGTGTCACCCGCCTCTCGATCGGCATGCAGTCGGCCGTCCCGCACGTCCTCGCCGCGCTCGATCGCACGCACGACCCCGAGAACGTCCGCACCGCGGTCTCGGCGGCGCGCGATGCCGGGCTCGACGTGAGCGTCGACCTGATCTACGGCGCACCCGGTGAGTCGCTCGACGACTGGCGGGCCTCGCTCGAGGCTGCGATCGCCCTGGAGCCCGACCACATCTCGGCGTACGCGCTCATCATCGAGGACGGCACGAAGCTCGCGCGCCAGATCCGCCGCGGAGAAGTCGTCGCTCCGGACGACGACCTGCAGGCCGACATGTACGAGCTCGCCGACGACATGCTCGCCGGCGGCGGATTCGACTGGTACGAGGTGTCGAACTGGGCCAGAGACGCGGCCCACCGATCGCGGCACAATCTCGCCTACTGGGTCGGCTCGGACTGGTGGGGCTTCGGGCCGGGAGCGCACAGCCACATCGGGGGAGTGCGGTTCTGGAACGTCAAGCATCCCGCGGCATACGCCCAGCGGCTCGCGGCCGGCGAGTCACCCGCCGCCGGACGCGAGAGCCCGGATGCCGAGGCCCGGACCCTCGAGAGCGTGCTGCTGCGGACGCGGGTCCGTGAGGGGCTGCCCGTCGCCGAGCTGCAGGGCGAGGGCCGCCACGCGGTCGCCGCGCTCATCGCAGATGGTCTGATCGACGGGCCTACGGCGCTGCGAGGACACGTCGTGCTGACCCGACGGGGACGCCTGCTGGCCGACGCCGTCGTCCGGGCGCTCACCGAGTGA
- a CDS encoding 16S rRNA (uracil(1498)-N(3))-methyltransferase, translating into MALHFLLDEPVAAAPGDAVTLQGAEAHHASSVRRVRAGEEVTVGDGRGAWLTGVVESVASREVVVRISARTDAPQPSPRVVLVQALAKGDRDELAVQAATELGVDEIVPWQAARSVSRWDAAKAVKGRARWATIVREAAKQAHRPWVPTVAELTSTAGLVQRAAASRLLVLEPTASERLSTLAVDHGDDRDVVLVVGPEGGIAPEELDALVAAGARLVRLGDTVLRTSTAGPAALAVVSTALGRW; encoded by the coding sequence GTGGCCCTGCACTTCCTCCTCGACGAGCCGGTCGCCGCCGCGCCGGGCGACGCGGTGACCCTCCAGGGCGCCGAGGCGCACCACGCCTCGAGCGTGCGGCGGGTCCGCGCCGGCGAGGAGGTGACCGTCGGCGACGGGCGCGGTGCCTGGCTCACCGGTGTCGTGGAGTCGGTCGCATCCCGCGAGGTCGTGGTGAGGATCAGTGCGCGGACGGATGCCCCGCAGCCGAGCCCGCGCGTCGTGCTCGTGCAGGCGCTCGCCAAGGGCGATCGCGACGAGCTGGCGGTGCAGGCGGCGACGGAGCTCGGCGTCGATGAGATCGTGCCGTGGCAGGCCGCACGCAGCGTCTCGCGGTGGGACGCCGCGAAGGCGGTGAAGGGCCGCGCGCGGTGGGCGACCATCGTGCGCGAGGCGGCGAAGCAGGCCCACCGCCCCTGGGTGCCGACCGTGGCGGAGCTGACCTCGACGGCCGGGCTGGTGCAGCGGGCGGCGGCATCCCGTCTCCTCGTCCTCGAACCGACGGCGTCCGAGCGGCTCAGCACCCTCGCGGTCGACCACGGCGATGACCGCGATGTCGTGCTGGTCGTCGGACCGGAGGGCGGCATCGCGCCCGAAGAGCTCGACGCGCTCGTCGCCGCCGGGGCGCGGCTCGTGCGACTCGGCGACACCGTGCTGCGCACATCGACCGCCGGTCCTGCGGCCCTCGCGGTCGTGAGCACGGCCCTCGGCCGCTGGTGA
- the lepA gene encoding translation elongation factor 4, whose product MSPRALKPLEPSATPPELIRNFCIIAHIDHGKSTLADRMLQITGVVSDRDMRAQYLDRMDIERERGITIKSQAVRMPWSLRPDQGPEQVFALNMIDTPGHVDFTYEVSRSLAACEGAILLVDAAQGIEAQTLANLYLALENDLHVIPVLNKIDLPAADPDKFAAELANLIGGSPDDVLRVSGKTGVGVETLLDRIVEQIPAPQGNADAPARAMIFDSVYDSYRGVVTYVRMVDGKLEPRERIQMMSTRATHDLLEIGVSSPEPVPTRGLGVGEVGYLITGVKDVRQSKVGDTITTARKPATDALAGYTDPKPMVFSGVYPIDGSDYGDLREALDKLKLSDASLQYEPETSVALGFGFRCGFLGLLHLEIITERLAREFDLDLITTAPSVIYEVTTDTGEQVTVTNPSEYPDGRVASVSEPMVKAAILLPKDYVGTVMELCQGRRGQLLGMEYFSEERVELRYNMPLGEIVFDFFDQLKSRTQGYASLDYEPSGSQEADLVKVDILLQGDKVDAFSSIVHREKAYAYGTMMTERLRKLIPRQQFEVPIQAAIGARIIARENIRAMRKDVLAKCYGGDITRKRKLLEKQKEGKKRMKMVGRVEVPQEAFIAALSGDVEGPKK is encoded by the coding sequence ATGTCACCCCGCGCCCTGAAGCCCCTCGAGCCCTCTGCCACGCCGCCCGAGCTGATCCGCAACTTCTGCATCATCGCCCACATCGACCACGGCAAGTCGACGTTGGCCGACCGCATGCTGCAGATCACCGGCGTCGTCTCCGACCGCGACATGCGGGCGCAGTACCTCGACCGCATGGACATCGAGCGCGAGCGGGGCATCACCATCAAGTCGCAGGCCGTGCGGATGCCGTGGTCGCTCCGCCCGGATCAGGGACCGGAGCAGGTCTTCGCGCTCAACATGATCGACACCCCCGGGCACGTCGACTTCACGTACGAGGTCTCCCGCTCGCTCGCGGCCTGCGAGGGCGCGATCCTGCTGGTCGACGCGGCGCAGGGCATCGAGGCGCAGACGCTCGCGAACCTGTATCTCGCACTCGAGAACGATCTGCACGTCATCCCCGTGCTCAACAAGATCGACCTGCCGGCCGCCGACCCCGACAAGTTCGCCGCCGAGCTGGCGAACCTCATCGGCGGGTCGCCCGACGACGTGCTGCGCGTGTCGGGCAAGACGGGGGTGGGCGTCGAGACTCTCCTCGACCGCATCGTCGAGCAGATCCCCGCACCCCAGGGGAACGCGGATGCCCCTGCCCGCGCGATGATCTTCGACTCGGTCTACGACTCCTACCGGGGTGTGGTGACGTACGTCCGCATGGTCGACGGCAAGCTGGAGCCGCGTGAGCGCATCCAGATGATGTCGACCAGGGCGACCCACGACCTGCTGGAGATCGGTGTGTCGAGCCCCGAGCCCGTCCCGACGAGAGGGCTGGGCGTCGGCGAGGTGGGCTACCTGATCACCGGCGTGAAGGACGTTCGCCAGTCGAAGGTCGGCGACACCATCACGACCGCGCGCAAGCCGGCCACGGATGCGCTGGCGGGCTACACCGATCCGAAGCCCATGGTCTTCTCGGGCGTCTACCCCATCGACGGCAGCGACTACGGCGACCTGCGCGAGGCCCTCGACAAGCTGAAGCTCTCGGATGCGTCGCTCCAGTACGAGCCCGAGACCTCGGTCGCGCTGGGCTTCGGCTTCCGCTGCGGCTTCCTGGGCCTGCTGCACCTCGAGATCATCACGGAGCGCCTTGCACGCGAGTTCGACCTCGACCTCATCACGACCGCCCCGTCGGTGATCTACGAGGTCACGACCGACACCGGCGAGCAGGTCACCGTCACGAACCCCAGCGAGTACCCCGACGGGCGGGTCGCCAGCGTCAGCGAGCCCATGGTGAAGGCGGCGATCCTGCTGCCGAAGGACTACGTCGGTACCGTCATGGAACTGTGCCAGGGGCGCCGCGGGCAGCTGCTGGGCATGGAGTACTTCAGCGAGGAGCGGGTCGAGCTGCGCTACAACATGCCGCTCGGCGAGATCGTGTTCGACTTCTTCGACCAGCTGAAGTCGCGCACGCAGGGCTACGCCAGCCTCGACTACGAACCGTCCGGCAGCCAGGAGGCCGATTTGGTGAAGGTCGACATCCTGCTGCAGGGCGACAAGGTCGACGCGTTCAGCTCGATCGTGCACCGCGAGAAGGCGTACGCCTACGGCACGATGATGACCGAGCGCCTGCGCAAGCTCATCCCTAGGCAGCAGTTCGAGGTGCCCATCCAGGCGGCCATCGGCGCTCGCATCATCGCGCGCGAGAACATCCGCGCGATGCGCAAGGACGTGCTCGCCAAGTGCTACGGCGGTGACATCACCCGCAAGCGCAAGCTCCTCGAGAAGCAGAAGGAGGGCAAGAAGCGCATGAAGATGGTCGGCCGCGTCGAGGTTCCCCAGGAGGCGTTCATCGCCGCGCTGTCGGGGGACGTCGAGGGCCCCAAGAAGTGA
- the hrcA gene encoding heat-inducible transcriptional repressor HrcA: protein MVSERGLQVLRAIVQDYVDTREPVGSKTIVERHAFGVSAATIRNDMALLEDEELIVAPHTSSGRVPTDKGYRVFVDHLAEIRPLSSAQRSAIASFLDGSGDLDDVLVRTVRALTQLTGQVAIVQYPSFARANVTHVELVQLGGGRMLVIVVTDTGRVSQRLTFVGEDFDDTDLAHIRARLGTLLVGRPVREGLQRIAERLEVPDAQAPAHERATDEIIRAVAEELEEFRQDKLVMAGSANLARSESDFRGSIYPLLEAIEEQVTLLRLMGEMVADEQGLAASIGRENEAFGLAEASVVASDYDATGSLARVGVLGPTRMDYPTNLATVRAVARYLTRMLEQDDNSR from the coding sequence ATGGTCAGCGAGCGAGGTCTGCAGGTGCTGCGGGCGATCGTCCAGGACTACGTCGACACGCGTGAGCCGGTCGGCAGCAAGACGATCGTCGAGCGGCACGCGTTCGGCGTGTCCGCCGCGACGATCCGCAACGACATGGCGCTGCTCGAGGACGAAGAGCTGATCGTCGCGCCGCACACGTCGTCGGGACGCGTTCCGACAGACAAGGGCTACCGCGTCTTCGTGGACCACCTCGCCGAGATCCGCCCGCTCTCCTCGGCGCAGCGCTCGGCCATCGCCTCGTTCCTCGACGGCTCGGGCGACCTCGACGACGTGCTCGTGCGCACGGTGCGCGCATTGACCCAGCTGACGGGTCAGGTCGCGATCGTGCAGTATCCGTCCTTCGCCCGCGCCAACGTGACCCACGTGGAGCTGGTGCAGCTCGGCGGCGGACGGATGCTGGTGATCGTCGTCACCGACACCGGCCGCGTGTCGCAGCGCCTGACCTTCGTCGGCGAGGACTTCGACGACACCGACCTCGCGCACATCCGCGCCCGGCTCGGCACGCTGCTGGTCGGACGGCCGGTGCGCGAGGGGCTCCAGCGCATCGCGGAGCGGCTCGAGGTGCCCGATGCCCAGGCGCCCGCGCACGAGCGTGCGACGGACGAGATCATCCGCGCCGTCGCCGAGGAGCTCGAGGAGTTCCGCCAGGACAAGCTGGTGATGGCCGGCAGCGCCAACCTGGCACGCAGCGAGTCCGACTTCCGCGGCAGCATCTACCCCCTCCTCGAGGCGATCGAGGAGCAGGTGACCCTGCTGCGGCTGATGGGAGAGATGGTGGCGGACGAGCAGGGCCTCGCCGCCAGCATCGGCCGGGAGAACGAGGCGTTCGGCCTGGCCGAGGCATCCGTCGTCGCCAGCGACTACGACGCGACCGGATCGCTCGCCCGCGTCGGCGTGCTCGGGCCCACGCGAATGGACTACCCCACCAACCTCGCGACGGTCCGTGCCGTCGCGCGCTACCTCACGCGCATGCTCGAGCAGGACGACAACTCCCGCTGA
- a CDS encoding HIT domain-containing protein, which yields MSEPSIFTRIRNGEIPSEIIAETENAFAIRDIAPKAPLHLLVIPKTEEYRNVVELAAGDPELMAELVGLANTLAAEHSDGDFRLVFNTGPNAGQTVFHVHAHVLAGGLEEKSVGA from the coding sequence ATGAGCGAGCCGTCGATCTTCACGCGCATCCGCAACGGAGAGATCCCGTCCGAGATCATCGCGGAGACCGAGAACGCCTTCGCGATCCGCGACATCGCCCCGAAGGCGCCCCTGCACCTGCTGGTGATCCCCAAGACCGAGGAGTACCGGAACGTCGTCGAGCTCGCGGCCGGCGATCCGGAGCTGATGGCCGAGCTCGTCGGCCTGGCGAACACCCTCGCCGCAGAGCATTCCGACGGAGACTTCCGTCTCGTGTTCAACACCGGTCCGAACGCGGGCCAGACCGTCTTCCACGTGCACGCCCATGTGCTCGCGGGAGGCCTCGAAGAGAAGAGTGTCGGTGCCTGA
- a CDS encoding aminotransferase class I/II-fold pyridoxal phosphate-dependent enzyme: MPEIAPHIAHMPGSGVRHILERALRRPGTIILAVGEPGEVASPRIRDAAADAWREGAIRYTPNGGTPALREAIRAKLARENGLDVDIEQIWVTVGATQALHLAMALTLSRGDEVLVPDPGYTTFTMNAHLLQAVPVPYPLRPARDFQPDLAELDSLVTPRTRALIVNTPSNPLGSTFDRATLDELLALARRHDLWLISDEVYERFTWGAPHVSPATLDSDGHVLSVFSLSKTYAMTGARVGWLVTPPDWRQTMLRVQESVVSCVDEPSQRAAAEALTGDQAAVARSAAHYRENLSAATAALSARGLRYLTPTGAFYLWIDVSHVSGGDVTAWCERFLDQEGVAVAPGSAFGASGEGWIRVCVASDRAQLLEGLSRLPAPV, translated from the coding sequence ATGCCCGAGATCGCTCCGCACATCGCGCACATGCCGGGCTCGGGTGTGCGCCACATCCTCGAGCGTGCCCTGCGCCGGCCCGGCACGATCATCCTGGCGGTCGGCGAGCCGGGCGAGGTCGCATCGCCGCGGATCCGGGATGCCGCGGCCGACGCGTGGCGCGAAGGGGCGATCCGCTACACGCCCAACGGCGGCACGCCCGCCCTGCGGGAGGCGATCCGCGCGAAGCTGGCGCGCGAGAACGGCCTGGACGTCGACATCGAGCAGATCTGGGTGACGGTCGGCGCCACGCAGGCGCTGCACCTCGCCATGGCGCTCACGCTGTCACGCGGCGACGAGGTGCTCGTTCCCGACCCGGGCTACACGACCTTCACCATGAACGCCCACCTGCTCCAGGCCGTGCCCGTGCCCTACCCACTGCGGCCTGCGCGCGATTTCCAGCCGGATCTCGCAGAGCTCGACTCCCTCGTGACGCCGCGGACGCGGGCGCTGATCGTGAACACTCCGTCCAACCCGCTCGGCTCCACCTTCGACCGCGCGACGCTGGACGAACTCCTCGCCCTGGCCCGGCGGCACGATCTGTGGCTCATCAGCGACGAGGTGTACGAGCGCTTCACGTGGGGAGCCCCTCACGTGAGCCCTGCGACGCTCGATTCCGACGGGCACGTGCTGTCGGTGTTCTCGCTGTCCAAGACCTACGCGATGACGGGCGCCCGAGTGGGCTGGCTGGTGACGCCGCCCGACTGGCGCCAGACCATGCTGCGGGTGCAGGAGTCCGTGGTCAGCTGCGTCGACGAGCCGTCGCAACGGGCGGCGGCGGAGGCGCTCACGGGCGACCAGGCCGCCGTGGCGCGCAGCGCGGCGCACTACCGCGAGAACCTGTCCGCGGCCACCGCAGCCCTCTCCGCGCGCGGACTCCGCTACCTCACGCCCACCGGCGCGTTCTACCTGTGGATCGACGTCTCGCACGTCTCGGGAGGCGACGTCACGGCGTGGTGCGAGCGGTTCCTCGACCAAGAGGGCGTCGCGGTCGCGCCGGGGAGCGCCTTCGGCGCCTCGGGGGAGGGATGGATCCGCGTGTGCGTGGCGAGCGACCGGGCCCAACTGCTCGAGGGGCTGAGCCGCCTTCCCGCACCGGTGTGA
- a CDS encoding PhoH family protein, with translation MVQLLGPQDRLLRVVEREHPGVDVHVRGNEITLTGEAGAVAAARTLVDELLAMTKAGHALGEEDVASSNRILRTEGGPRPSEVLGEAILSSRGRVIRPKTLGQKAYVDAIEESTIVFGIGPAGTGKTYLAMAKAVQALQRKEVSRIILTRPAVEAGERLGFLPGTLTDKIDPYLRPLYDALNEMMDPELVPKLMATGTIEVAPLAYMRGRTLNDSFVVLDEAQNTTPEQMKMFLTRLGFGTRMVVTGDITQIDLPQGASGLRLVTRVLDNIDDIHFAYLTSDDVVRHTLVGRIVDAYSVYDEHRLAARRERDEAAEFANRAERRAAAPRSSGPRDHLPKRGRS, from the coding sequence ATGGTGCAGCTGCTCGGTCCGCAGGATCGTCTGCTGCGGGTCGTCGAACGGGAGCACCCCGGTGTCGACGTGCACGTGCGCGGCAACGAGATCACGCTCACCGGCGAGGCCGGCGCCGTCGCCGCGGCGCGGACGCTCGTCGACGAGCTGCTCGCCATGACGAAGGCCGGGCACGCGCTCGGCGAGGAGGACGTCGCCTCGTCGAACCGCATCCTCCGCACGGAGGGCGGGCCACGGCCGTCCGAGGTGCTCGGCGAGGCGATCCTGTCGTCGCGCGGTCGCGTCATCCGCCCCAAGACCCTGGGGCAGAAGGCGTACGTCGACGCGATCGAGGAGAGCACCATCGTGTTCGGCATCGGTCCGGCCGGCACGGGCAAGACGTACCTGGCGATGGCGAAGGCCGTGCAGGCGCTCCAGCGCAAGGAGGTCAGCCGCATCATCCTGACGCGGCCCGCCGTCGAGGCGGGGGAGCGGCTGGGATTCCTGCCCGGCACGCTCACCGACAAGATCGACCCGTATCTGCGGCCGCTCTACGACGCGCTCAACGAGATGATGGACCCCGAGCTCGTGCCCAAGCTCATGGCCACCGGCACCATCGAGGTCGCACCGCTGGCGTACATGCGCGGACGCACGCTGAACGACTCGTTCGTCGTGCTCGACGAGGCGCAGAACACGACCCCCGAGCAGATGAAGATGTTCCTCACGCGGCTGGGCTTCGGCACGCGCATGGTCGTCACCGGCGACATCACGCAGATCGACCTGCCCCAGGGCGCCTCGGGTCTGCGCCTGGTGACCCGGGTGCTGGACAACATCGACGACATCCACTTCGCGTATCTGACCAGCGACGACGTGGTCCGACACACGCTGGTGGGGCGGATCGTCGACGCCTACAGCGTGTACGACGAGCACCGCCTCGCCGCTCGCCGCGAGCGGGACGAGGCCGCCGAGTTCGCGAACCGCGCGGAGCGACGGGCCGCCGCACCCCGCAGCAGCGGACCCCGTGACCACCTTCCGAAGCGAGGACGCTCATGA
- a CDS encoding DUF1990 family protein has protein sequence MRRGTFRDDTVDYAAVGATQAPDLMQYPPERSIPAEQSWRIGSGEARFRAAGEALLSWTAQRGAGLEVTDVRPASGPMYSGVSFDPEGNPVAPSRSETEQRFDADGTPYVSAGTTIRVDGRVKGLRADAELRVIFAVEEPRRVGFALGTVSDSVVSGEESFMLDWYDNDEVWFTVRAFDAPRAVLYRVLPGLTKRRRRELFTRYLRAISPLYTTPA, from the coding sequence ATGCGTCGAGGGACCTTCCGTGACGACACCGTCGACTACGCCGCCGTCGGGGCGACGCAGGCGCCGGACCTGATGCAGTACCCGCCGGAGCGCAGCATTCCGGCCGAGCAGTCATGGCGCATCGGCAGCGGCGAGGCCAGGTTCCGCGCCGCCGGAGAGGCGCTGCTGTCGTGGACCGCGCAGCGCGGCGCCGGCCTCGAGGTCACCGATGTGCGGCCCGCGTCGGGCCCGATGTACTCGGGCGTCAGCTTCGACCCCGAGGGCAACCCGGTCGCGCCCAGCCGCTCCGAGACCGAGCAGCGCTTCGACGCAGACGGCACGCCCTATGTCAGCGCCGGCACGACGATCCGGGTCGACGGCCGGGTCAAGGGCCTGCGCGCCGACGCCGAGCTGCGCGTCATCTTCGCCGTGGAGGAGCCGCGGCGCGTCGGCTTCGCGCTCGGCACGGTGAGCGACTCGGTCGTCAGCGGCGAGGAGTCGTTCATGCTCGACTGGTACGACAACGACGAGGTGTGGTTCACCGTCCGCGCGTTCGACGCACCCCGTGCCGTGCTCTATCGGGTGCTGCCGGGACTGACCAAGCGCCGTCGGCGCGAGCTGTTCACGCGCTATCTGCGCGCCATCTCGCCGCTGTACACGACGCCCGCGTGA